The uncultured Roseibium sp. genome contains a region encoding:
- a CDS encoding M48 family metalloprotease, with protein MALAVSFPFLSAPAQAQGRKIPLVRDAETEELLRDYALPIFKAAGIASSKPDIILVNDKSYNAFVPDSGRMFINVGVLMESDTPNEVIGVIAHETGHIAGRHLVQLRSAAANAAIMSVIGMLLGAGAIAAGATSGSGGISQGGMAAAAGGAAVGQRSFLAYRRGQEAAADKAALRYLKATGQSARGMLTTFRRFADEQMFSAKFVDPYAISHPMARDRYRSMETAAKQSPYFNKKDPASLQFRHDMVKAKLFAFTSHPNAVARAYPRSDTSLPAQYARAIAAMKTRRRDAIRDVDALIRQLPNNPYLYELKGQVLLEGGNPKAAVAPFRKAVSLRPNEGLLLIWLGYALVGSNNPSVLPEAERILRKGIQQDPNSRIGFSQLAIAQARQGKQADADLSTAKGLMVAGDFGAAKRYAARAQKKLKRGTPAWLQADDIVSYKPPNLGKR; from the coding sequence ATGGCCCTTGCTGTGTCGTTTCCGTTCCTCTCCGCCCCCGCCCAGGCGCAGGGCAGGAAAATTCCGCTGGTCCGCGATGCGGAGACGGAAGAGCTCCTGCGGGACTACGCCTTGCCGATCTTCAAGGCGGCCGGCATCGCCAGTTCGAAGCCGGACATCATTCTCGTGAATGACAAAAGCTATAACGCTTTCGTTCCCGATTCCGGACGCATGTTCATCAATGTCGGCGTTCTGATGGAATCGGACACGCCGAACGAAGTTATCGGCGTGATTGCCCACGAAACCGGCCATATAGCCGGTCGCCATCTGGTACAGCTGCGCAGTGCGGCCGCGAATGCGGCCATCATGTCCGTGATCGGGATGCTCCTGGGTGCCGGCGCCATCGCAGCCGGTGCCACATCCGGATCCGGAGGCATCTCGCAGGGCGGCATGGCCGCCGCCGCGGGCGGTGCCGCGGTCGGGCAACGCTCTTTTCTCGCCTACCGGCGCGGCCAGGAAGCCGCAGCCGACAAGGCAGCGCTAAGGTATCTCAAGGCGACCGGACAAAGCGCCCGGGGGATGTTGACGACGTTCCGGCGCTTCGCCGATGAACAGATGTTCTCCGCTAAATTTGTCGATCCGTACGCGATCAGCCACCCTATGGCCAGGGATCGCTATCGTTCGATGGAGACGGCGGCCAAACAGAGCCCGTATTTCAACAAGAAGGATCCGGCGTCCCTCCAGTTCCGGCATGATATGGTGAAGGCGAAACTGTTCGCCTTTACCAGCCACCCCAATGCGGTCGCACGCGCTTATCCCCGCTCCGACACCAGCCTGCCCGCTCAATATGCCCGAGCCATCGCCGCCATGAAAACCCGGCGTCGGGATGCGATCAGGGATGTTGACGCACTGATCCGCCAACTTCCCAACAATCCGTATCTTTATGAGCTCAAGGGACAGGTCCTTCTGGAGGGCGGCAATCCCAAAGCGGCCGTTGCGCCTTTCCGCAAGGCGGTTTCGCTCCGACCGAACGAAGGACTGCTCCTGATCTGGCTCGGCTATGCCCTCGTCGGCTCCAACAACCCCTCCGTGCTCCCGGAAGCCGAACGCATTCTGCGCAAAGGGATCCAGCAGGACCCGAATTCGCGGATCGGCTTCAGCCAGCTCGCCATCGCTCAGGCCCGTCAGGGCAAACAGGCGGACGCCGACCTTTCAACCGCGAAAGGGCTGATGGTCGCAGGCGATTTCGGGGCTGCGAAACGATATGCGGCCCGTGCTCAAAAGAAATTGAAGCGCGGAACACCTGCATGGCTTCAAGCTGATGATATTGTGTCCTACAAACCGCCGAACCTCGGGAAACGCTGA
- a CDS encoding aminotransferase class I/II-fold pyridoxal phosphate-dependent enzyme has product MEVLIEAARLEDQGRKIVHMEVGQPGDPAPEKARNAAKRALDEKLIGYTETAGVIPLRENLSRYYLETYGQEVDKDRFIVTTGSSAGFNLAFLAAFDPGDRIVLTAPGYPAYRGIISALGLVPVEIEVGPETRWSLTPELIAQAQADGPIKGVLVASPANPTGTMMPPEKLEELVRYCGEEGIWFISDEIYHGLVYEGRQETALAFSDQVIIINSFSKYFCMTGWRIGWMILPEALLRPVELLAQSLYISPPELSQIAATAALECCDELELVKAGYARNRELLLKGLPELGFDKLLPVDGAFYIYADTSAFSPNSLEFTKTMLHEAGVAATPGLDFDPVHGAEYTRFSFAGAYEDMELALVHLKDWLG; this is encoded by the coding sequence ATGGAAGTGTTGATCGAAGCAGCCCGGTTGGAAGATCAAGGCAGAAAGATCGTCCACATGGAAGTCGGGCAACCCGGGGATCCCGCGCCCGAAAAAGCCCGTAACGCTGCCAAGCGGGCACTCGACGAGAAATTGATCGGCTATACCGAAACGGCGGGTGTCATTCCGCTGCGCGAAAACCTCTCCCGATATTATCTCGAGACCTACGGTCAGGAAGTCGACAAGGATCGCTTCATCGTGACGACGGGGTCGTCTGCGGGTTTCAATCTTGCCTTTCTCGCCGCTTTTGATCCGGGGGACCGGATCGTCCTGACTGCACCGGGCTATCCGGCCTACCGTGGAATCATCAGCGCCCTCGGGCTGGTTCCGGTGGAGATTGAGGTTGGTCCGGAAACCCGCTGGAGCCTGACGCCTGAGCTGATCGCGCAGGCGCAGGCCGATGGTCCTATCAAAGGGGTCCTTGTGGCGAGCCCGGCCAATCCGACCGGAACCATGATGCCACCGGAGAAGCTGGAGGAACTGGTCAGATACTGTGGAGAAGAGGGAATCTGGTTTATCTCGGACGAGATTTATCACGGCCTCGTCTACGAGGGGCGGCAGGAGACCGCGCTGGCTTTTTCCGATCAGGTCATCATCATCAACAGCTTTTCGAAGTATTTCTGCATGACCGGTTGGCGTATCGGTTGGATGATCCTGCCGGAGGCGCTGTTGCGGCCAGTCGAACTCCTTGCACAAAGCCTGTATATCTCCCCGCCCGAGCTGTCCCAGATCGCGGCGACCGCGGCGCTTGAGTGTTGCGATGAGCTGGAGCTTGTGAAGGCCGGTTACGCGAGAAACCGGGAGTTGCTCCTCAAGGGACTGCCCGAACTCGGTTTTGATAAGCTGCTTCCGGTTGACGGGGCGTTCTATATCTACGCCGACACCAGCGCCTTTTCGCCGAATTCGCTCGAATTCACCAAGACCATGCTTCATGAAGCCGGTGTGGCGGCAACGCCTGGGCTGGATTTCGATCCGGTTCATGGCGCTGAATATACGCGCTTCTCCTTTGCCGGCGCCTATGAGGACATGGAACTGGCACTGGTTCACCTGAAGGACTGGCTGGGCTGA
- a CDS encoding ribonuclease E/G, which translates to MANKMLIDAAHPEETRVVVVRGNRVEEFDFEAANRKQLRGNIYLAKVTRVEPSLQAAFVEYGGNRHGFLAFSEIHPDYYQIPVADRQALLDAEHHAEQKDDSGDEDEAPARKPRRGRRSKAAANRTDETVASEAVDTDAADETADKSAEAATSEADADASSAGNAAASEDVTAEAADDSDPDSDDEVEAKTAEDDDDGDTDGEDQVESVGAEDALEELPVRRQPPRRQYKIQEVIKRRQVILVQVVKEERGNKGAALTTYLSLAGRYSVLMPNTGRGGGISRKITQPTDRKRLKKIASELDVPEGMGVILRTAGASRTKAEIKRDFEYLMRLWENVRELTLKSSAPSLVYEEGSLIKRSIRDLYNKDINEVLVAGDEGYREAKDFMRMLMPSHAKNVQPYRDPSPIFIRNGVEPQLDAMFSPQVTLKSGGYIVINQTEALVSIDVNSGKSTREHNIEDTALQTNLEAAEEVTRQLRLRDLAGLVVIDFIDMEENKNNRTVERRLKDCLKNDRARIQVGRISHFGLLEMSRQRIRTGVLESSTTPCPHCSGTGMIRSVESVALHVLRSLEDNLLKGATHNLVIRTTAPVALYILNQKRANLSDLEARFAVWIEVQADDMVNGQHYVLERADPIDRDRQPQVVPIVQPDTIIPEEEEEEDLNETPDRSQDDGDRDRRRKRRRKRRRGGADGSAEDPEAKSPQEDNGDGSETGDEETDRADGQESEDGTSDDEPRRKRRRGRRGGRRGRRNDENGENGDESQETEAAAEAGAETSEDDKAQEQTTAGDEPADTEAAPAEAVAETEVEVVEAKTEVSETAEESVPPAEKDTGETEVRTPVPAAEPAEPVVTSEKATDGDSDAEKKPKRGGWWQRRSFF; encoded by the coding sequence ATGGCAAACAAGATGCTGATCGACGCGGCCCACCCGGAAGAGACCCGGGTCGTCGTCGTACGTGGCAATCGGGTTGAAGAATTCGACTTCGAAGCAGCTAATAGAAAACAATTACGCGGGAACATTTATCTAGCAAAAGTCACGAGAGTAGAGCCCTCCCTCCAGGCGGCATTCGTCGAATACGGTGGGAATCGGCACGGCTTCCTCGCTTTCAGCGAAATCCATCCCGACTATTATCAGATCCCGGTCGCCGACCGGCAGGCGCTTCTCGACGCGGAACACCACGCCGAACAAAAAGACGACTCAGGCGACGAGGACGAAGCTCCCGCGCGCAAGCCGAGACGCGGCAGACGCTCGAAAGCCGCGGCCAATCGGACGGATGAAACCGTTGCATCCGAAGCTGTCGACACCGACGCGGCGGACGAAACAGCCGATAAGTCAGCCGAAGCCGCAACCTCTGAAGCCGACGCAGATGCGAGTTCCGCAGGAAATGCGGCGGCTTCCGAAGACGTGACGGCTGAGGCCGCGGACGACTCCGACCCGGACTCCGATGACGAAGTCGAGGCAAAGACCGCCGAAGACGACGATGACGGGGATACGGACGGCGAAGATCAGGTCGAATCCGTCGGGGCCGAAGATGCCCTGGAAGAACTGCCGGTGCGCCGCCAACCGCCGCGTCGCCAGTACAAGATCCAGGAAGTGATCAAGCGCCGCCAGGTCATTCTGGTTCAGGTGGTCAAGGAAGAGCGCGGCAACAAGGGCGCCGCTCTGACGACCTATCTGTCTCTCGCCGGCCGTTACTCGGTGCTGATGCCGAATACGGGCCGTGGCGGCGGCATTTCCCGCAAGATCACCCAGCCGACCGACCGCAAGCGCCTGAAGAAAATCGCATCCGAACTGGATGTGCCGGAAGGCATGGGCGTCATCCTGCGCACAGCAGGAGCCAGCCGCACCAAGGCCGAAATCAAGCGCGATTTCGAATACCTGATGCGCCTATGGGAAAACGTGCGCGAACTCACCTTGAAATCAAGCGCGCCAAGCCTCGTGTACGAGGAAGGCAGCCTGATCAAGCGTTCGATCCGCGATCTCTACAACAAGGACATCAACGAAGTTCTTGTCGCCGGGGACGAAGGCTACCGCGAGGCCAAGGACTTCATGCGCATGCTCATGCCGAGCCATGCCAAGAACGTCCAGCCTTACCGCGATCCCTCTCCGATCTTCATCCGAAACGGCGTCGAACCGCAACTCGATGCGATGTTCTCCCCGCAGGTGACGCTGAAATCCGGCGGCTACATCGTCATCAACCAGACGGAAGCGCTGGTCTCCATTGATGTGAACTCGGGCAAATCGACCCGCGAGCACAATATCGAGGACACGGCCCTGCAGACCAACCTGGAGGCGGCCGAGGAGGTCACCCGCCAGTTGCGCCTGCGCGATCTTGCCGGTCTCGTCGTGATCGACTTCATCGACATGGAGGAGAACAAGAACAACCGGACCGTCGAGCGGCGTTTGAAGGATTGCCTGAAAAACGACCGGGCGCGCATCCAGGTCGGCCGCATTTCTCATTTCGGTCTCCTGGAAATGTCGCGCCAGCGCATCCGGACCGGCGTTCTGGAGAGCTCCACAACCCCCTGCCCGCACTGCTCGGGAACAGGAATGATCCGGTCGGTGGAATCGGTGGCGCTGCACGTTCTTCGTTCGCTTGAAGACAACCTGCTGAAGGGGGCGACCCACAACCTGGTCATCCGGACCACCGCCCCGGTCGCCCTTTACATTCTCAATCAGAAACGCGCGAACCTGTCCGATCTGGAAGCCCGCTTCGCTGTCTGGATCGAGGTTCAGGCCGACGACATGGTCAACGGCCAGCATTATGTGCTGGAACGCGCCGATCCGATCGATCGGGATCGCCAGCCGCAGGTCGTTCCGATTGTCCAGCCGGATACGATCATTCCGGAAGAGGAAGAAGAAGAAGACCTGAACGAAACGCCGGACCGCTCCCAGGACGACGGTGACCGCGATCGCCGCCGTAAGCGGCGGCGCAAACGCCGCCGGGGCGGCGCCGATGGTTCTGCCGAAGATCCGGAGGCCAAAAGCCCCCAGGAAGACAATGGCGACGGCAGCGAAACCGGTGATGAGGAAACCGACCGGGCCGACGGGCAGGAAAGCGAAGACGGCACGTCCGATGACGAACCGCGCCGCAAGCGCCGCCGTGGCCGTCGGGGCGGACGCCGGGGACGTCGAAACGACGAAAATGGCGAAAACGGCGACGAATCCCAGGAAACCGAAGCAGCCGCAGAGGCCGGAGCCGAAACATCGGAAGACGACAAAGCTCAGGAACAGACCACTGCCGGTGACGAACCCGCTGATACCGAAGCCGCTCCGGCAGAAGCCGTGGCTGAGACTGAGGTTGAGGTTGTTGAGGCTAAGACCGAAGTTTCCGAAACAGCCGAAGAATCGGTCCCACCTGCCGAAAAGGACACCGGTGAAACCGAGGTTCGCACCCCGGTCCCGGCAGCCGAACCGGCCGAACCGGTGGTGACCAGCGAAAAGGCAACCGATGGTGACAGCGATGCCGAAAAGAAGCCGAAGCGCGGCGGCTGGTGGCAGCGACGGTCTTTCTTCTGA
- a CDS encoding N-acetylmuramoyl-L-alanine amidase has protein sequence MPATVRAEPQEEKLVRVTGARIAGDDDRTRFVLDLDQQLSPVISGLADPYRLIIDLPEITFDLPADTGRDGRGLIKAWRYGLFAKGKSRIVLDVSEPVAIDKTFVLPAVDDQPARMVIDIVRTSRDGFLKFVQSSSAKPVISAKREENGKGDRLAKTDRRDKPLIMLDPGHGGIDTGAVGVAGTLEKAVVLEFSRILRRKLEETGRYTVQMTRDDDTFIPLGDRVEIGHKQQADLFISVHADSVVRGRSLARGATVYTLSDRASDQLAQEIAESENMSDVIAGVQLDDEPADVADILIDLARRETRSFSVFFARSLVSELKSAVRLIHNPHRSAGFRVLKANDVPSVLVELGYLSNSHDEKLLVSNEWRERMAEAMVEAVDTFFRPRLAQDRSREHEKVAQ, from the coding sequence ATGCCGGCAACGGTCCGGGCCGAGCCGCAGGAAGAAAAGCTGGTTCGTGTCACCGGCGCCAGGATCGCCGGAGACGATGATCGCACCCGATTCGTTCTTGATCTCGATCAGCAACTGTCTCCGGTCATATCGGGTCTGGCCGATCCCTACCGGCTCATCATCGACCTCCCTGAAATCACTTTTGACCTGCCTGCGGATACCGGCAGGGACGGGCGCGGTCTGATCAAGGCCTGGCGCTATGGTCTGTTTGCGAAAGGCAAGTCCCGCATTGTGCTGGATGTGTCCGAGCCGGTCGCGATCGACAAAACGTTCGTTCTGCCGGCCGTGGATGATCAGCCCGCCCGAATGGTGATCGACATCGTCAGAACCTCGCGCGACGGGTTCCTGAAATTCGTCCAGTCCTCAAGCGCAAAGCCCGTTATTAGCGCGAAGCGCGAAGAAAACGGAAAAGGCGACAGGCTGGCAAAGACGGATCGGCGGGACAAGCCGCTGATCATGCTCGATCCAGGACACGGCGGCATCGATACCGGTGCAGTCGGTGTCGCCGGTACGCTGGAAAAGGCTGTCGTGCTGGAGTTTTCCAGGATCCTGAGGCGCAAGCTGGAGGAAACCGGCCGCTATACGGTTCAAATGACCCGCGACGATGACACGTTCATCCCCCTGGGAGATCGGGTGGAGATTGGCCACAAGCAGCAGGCCGATCTGTTCATTTCCGTCCATGCCGATTCCGTGGTTCGGGGGCGGAGCCTTGCACGCGGCGCAACGGTCTACACGCTGTCGGATCGGGCATCGGACCAATTGGCACAGGAAATCGCCGAGAGCGAAAACATGTCCGACGTCATCGCCGGCGTACAGCTCGATGACGAACCGGCCGATGTGGCGGACATCCTGATCGATCTCGCCCGGCGGGAAACCAGAAGCTTCTCCGTTTTCTTTGCCCGTTCCCTGGTGAGTGAGCTCAAGAGCGCGGTCCGGCTGATCCACAATCCGCATCGATCTGCGGGGTTTCGGGTGTTGAAGGCAAATGACGTGCCGTCCGTCCTGGTGGAACTTGGCTACCTGTCCAACAGCCACGATGAAAAGCTCCTGGTTTCCAACGAATGGCGCGAACGCATGGCGGAGGCCATGGTCGAGGCGGTCGACACCTTTTTCCGTCCCCGGCTGGCTCAGGATCGAAGCCGGGAACATGAAAAGGTGGCGCAGTGA
- a CDS encoding penicillin-binding protein 1A — MKFLVKFFGYLFGIGAALGLLVAAGVWMYLETLSADLPDYTALKNYEPPVMTRVHASDGQLMAEYAHQRRLFLPIQAVPDLVKDAFISAEDKNFYHHIGVDPEGIARAVVFYLKNIGTGRRPQGASTITQQVAKNFLLTNEFSIDRKIKEAILSLRIEQAYTKDQILELYLNEIYFGLGAYGVAAASLVYFDKSVHELSIAEMAYLAALPKGPNNYHPFRHKAAAIERRNWVIDRMVDNGYITTEQGEEAKAEPLKVTPRETGTRLFAAEYFTEEVRREVADIFGEKRLYEGGLSIRSSLDPKLQAMARKSLMDGLIKFDHERGSWRGPVDKISIDGDWGPELSKINGLDDIPEWSLAVVLKAGESQAEVGIQPGKLPSGQLSDERKTGPLFLETMKWARVRGKAPKAVSDVLSPGDVVYVEQSSVAPGSYELRQVPKVSGALVAMDPYTGRVLALVGGFSYAQSEFNRATQAYRQPGSSFKPFIYAAALDNGYTPSSVVMDAPLEISQGPGLGTWRPQNYGGKFYGPSTLRTGIELSRNVMTVRLAQDMGMPLVAEYAKRFGIYDNMLPVLSMALGAGETTVMRMATAYATIANGGKKVRPTLIDRIQDRYGRTIFKHDSRICDGCSQEVWEGQGEPELIDNREQVLDPMTAYQITSMMEGVVQRGTATSVRAVGRPVAGKTGTTNDEKDAWFMGFTPDLVVGVFVGYDTPKPMGRGATGGHVAAPIFTEFVKEALADKPPVEFRVPKGLQLIPINRRTGLRAQAGTPGTILEAFKPGMAPPDSYSVIGFQDEMGVPRDVSPEAGQAVLSGTGGLY, encoded by the coding sequence ATGAAGTTTCTGGTGAAGTTTTTTGGCTATCTGTTCGGCATCGGCGCGGCCCTCGGCCTGCTGGTGGCTGCCGGCGTGTGGATGTATCTGGAAACTCTGAGCGCGGACCTGCCGGACTACACGGCGCTGAAGAACTACGAACCGCCGGTGATGACGCGTGTGCATGCTTCCGATGGTCAGCTGATGGCCGAATATGCGCATCAGCGGCGGCTGTTCCTGCCCATTCAGGCCGTACCGGACCTCGTCAAGGACGCCTTTATTTCGGCGGAAGACAAGAATTTCTATCACCACATCGGTGTGGATCCGGAGGGAATCGCGCGAGCGGTGGTGTTCTACCTGAAGAATATCGGCACGGGACGCCGGCCCCAGGGGGCTTCGACGATTACCCAGCAGGTGGCAAAGAACTTCCTGCTGACGAACGAGTTCTCCATTGACCGCAAGATCAAGGAAGCCATTCTGTCTCTGCGGATCGAGCAGGCCTATACCAAGGACCAGATCCTGGAGCTCTATCTCAACGAGATCTACTTCGGCCTGGGCGCCTACGGTGTGGCGGCGGCATCGCTGGTCTATTTCGACAAGTCCGTGCACGAACTGTCGATTGCGGAAATGGCCTATCTGGCGGCGTTGCCGAAGGGCCCGAACAATTATCATCCTTTCCGGCACAAGGCGGCCGCGATCGAGCGTCGGAACTGGGTGATCGACCGGATGGTCGACAACGGATACATCACCACCGAACAGGGCGAGGAAGCCAAGGCAGAACCGCTCAAGGTCACGCCGCGGGAAACCGGAACACGGCTCTTTGCCGCCGAATATTTTACTGAAGAAGTGCGTCGTGAAGTGGCGGATATCTTCGGCGAGAAGCGTCTTTATGAAGGCGGACTGTCCATTCGCTCGTCTCTGGACCCGAAACTTCAGGCCATGGCGCGTAAATCGCTCATGGACGGGCTGATCAAGTTTGATCACGAACGCGGTAGCTGGCGCGGCCCGGTCGACAAGATTTCGATCGATGGCGACTGGGGACCCGAGCTTTCCAAGATCAATGGCCTGGACGACATTCCTGAATGGTCTCTCGCCGTGGTGCTTAAAGCCGGCGAAAGCCAGGCGGAAGTCGGTATCCAGCCCGGCAAGCTGCCGAGCGGACAGCTTTCCGACGAACGCAAGACCGGTCCGCTGTTCCTGGAGACCATGAAGTGGGCCAGGGTTCGCGGCAAGGCACCGAAAGCGGTTTCGGACGTGCTGTCGCCGGGCGATGTGGTCTATGTGGAACAAAGTTCGGTCGCGCCCGGATCCTACGAGCTGCGGCAGGTTCCGAAAGTGTCCGGCGCGCTTGTCGCCATGGATCCCTATACCGGACGTGTACTGGCTCTGGTCGGTGGTTTCAGCTACGCCCAGAGCGAGTTCAACCGCGCGACACAGGCCTACCGCCAGCCCGGATCGTCGTTCAAGCCGTTCATCTATGCTGCGGCGCTCGACAATGGGTACACCCCTTCATCCGTTGTCATGGATGCACCGCTTGAAATCAGCCAGGGTCCGGGCCTCGGCACCTGGCGGCCGCAGAACTACGGCGGCAAGTTTTACGGTCCGTCGACCCTGCGTACGGGGATTGAACTGTCCCGTAACGTGATGACGGTGCGTCTCGCGCAGGACATGGGCATGCCGCTCGTAGCGGAATACGCGAAACGCTTCGGTATCTACGACAACATGTTGCCGGTCCTTTCCATGGCTCTTGGCGCCGGGGAGACCACGGTCATGCGCATGGCGACCGCCTATGCCACGATCGCGAATGGCGGCAAGAAGGTGCGGCCCACCCTCATCGACCGGATCCAGGATCGTTACGGCCGGACCATCTTCAAGCATGACAGCCGCATCTGTGATGGTTGTAGCCAGGAGGTCTGGGAAGGCCAGGGCGAGCCGGAACTGATCGACAATCGCGAGCAGGTTCTCGATCCGATGACGGCTTATCAGATCACCTCCATGATGGAGGGGGTCGTTCAACGCGGGACCGCGACCAGCGTTCGGGCCGTCGGACGTCCCGTTGCGGGCAAGACCGGCACCACGAACGACGAGAAGGACGCCTGGTTCATGGGCTTTACACCGGACCTGGTGGTTGGGGTGTTCGTGGGTTACGACACACCGAAACCCATGGGACGCGGTGCGACCGGTGGCCATGTGGCAGCCCCGATCTTCACGGAATTCGTGAAGGAAGCGCTGGCCGACAAGCCGCCGGTTGAATTCCGGGTGCCGAAGGGCCTTCAGCTCATTCCGATTAATCGGCGGACCGGTCTGCGAGCGCAGGCGGGTACACCGGGCACGATCCTGGAGGCCTTCAAGCCGGGCATGGCACCGCCGGACAGCTACTCGGTGATCGGGTTCCAGGATGAAATGGGCGTGCCGAGGGATGTCTCCCCGGAAGCAGGGCAGGCAGTCCTGTCGGGCACCGGCGGCTTGTATTAG
- the prfB gene encoding peptide chain release factor 2 (programmed frameshift) — translation MRAETEAVVDDIKQAISLLRRHLDWDQALVRLDELNAASEDPELWNDPSRAQKMMRERQQLDDGITGVRELEQDLADNVELIELGEMEDDSSVISEAEDALKGLKDKVNKLQLQSLLSGEADANDAYLEINSGAGGTESQDWASMMLRMYRRWAERRGYKVEVLEYHDGEEAGIKSATLLIKGENAYGWLKTESGVHRLVRISPYDSQARRHTSFSSAWVYPVIDDSIDIEVNESDCRIDTYRASGAGGQHVNTTDSAVRITHQPTGIVVQCQSERSQHKNRATAWSMLKARLYEAELKKREEAANAEQANKTDIGWGHQIRSYVLQPYQLVKDLRTGIESTSPQDVLDGALDPFMEAALAQRVFGGDEIEVEDVE, via the exons ATGCGCGCCGAGACGGAAGCCGTCGTTGATGACATCAAGCAGGCCATAAGCCTGCTGAGGAGGCATCTT GACTGGGATCAAGCCCTGGTCAGACTCGATGAACTGAATGCGGCTTCGGAAGATCCGGAGCTTTGGAACGATCCTTCGCGCGCCCAGAAAATGATGCGCGAGCGTCAGCAGCTCGACGACGGCATCACCGGCGTCAGGGAACTGGAACAGGACCTTGCCGACAACGTCGAACTGATCGAGCTCGGTGAGATGGAGGATGACAGCAGTGTCATCTCCGAGGCCGAAGACGCGCTCAAGGGCCTCAAGGACAAGGTCAACAAGCTGCAGCTGCAGTCTCTCCTGTCCGGCGAAGCCGATGCCAATGATGCCTATCTGGAGATCAACTCCGGTGCCGGCGGCACGGAGAGCCAGGACTGGGCGTCCATGATGCTGCGCATGTACCGCCGTTGGGCGGAGCGGCGCGGCTACAAGGTCGAGGTTCTTGAATATCACGACGGTGAAGAAGCGGGCATCAAGTCGGCGACCCTGCTGATCAAGGGTGAAAACGCCTATGGCTGGCTGAAAACCGAGTCGGGTGTGCATCGCCTGGTGCGGATTTCGCCCTATGACAGCCAGGCCCGCCGGCACACCAGCTTCTCGAGCGCCTGGGTCTATCCGGTCATCGACGATTCGATCGATATCGAGGTCAATGAAAGCGATTGCCGGATCGATACCTACCGGGCTTCGGGCGCGGGCGGGCAGCACGTTAATACGACCGATTCCGCGGTGCGTATCACGCACCAGCCGACCGGCATCGTGGTGCAGTGCCAGAGCGAGCGCTCACAGCACAAGAACCGGGCAACCGCCTGGTCGATGCTGAAGGCCCGGCTCTATGAGGCCGAGCTGAAGAAGCGCGAGGAGGCCGCCAATGCCGAGCAGGCCAACAAGACCGATATCGGCTGGGGGCATCAGATCCGTTCCTACGTTCTGCAGCCCTATCAGTTGGTCAAGGACCTGAGGACCGGCATTGAAAGCACGTCGCCACAGGATGTGCTCGACGGGGCGCTCGATCCCTTCATGGAAGCGGCCCTTGCCCAGCGGGTCTTCGGTGGGGACGAAATTGAAGTCGAAGACGTCGAATAA